The genomic region AGGGTGTATATAGCTATGTTTACAAGTGAGatacttaataatatttagtCTATGTACAAGAGAATTTCTTATATAGTTGCAGTGATCTTTAAAAAGATACTTAGAGTCTATGATTAATCCTAAAATCATCAACTTTTCTTTTAGCATAATGTTGCAGTTATCAACATTTAATGAAATGTTGCATGGTGCCTTTTTGCGACAAATATGAAGAAGATTTGTTTTTTCTAAAGAAATGTGGTCGCCTGAAATTGAGGACCAAGATGAAATATTGGAGAGAATGTCAATGAAGGTATTTTGAACAGCAGCCGTGTCATTTACCTTTGTATATATCAGTACATCATCTGCGTACATTTGATGGtcaatgtttttatactctcgcaacaatgttgctaaggagagtattatagttttgttcacataacggttgtttgtaagtcctaaaactaaaagagtcagatatagggttatatataccaaagtgatcagggtgacgagtagagtcgaaatccggatgtctgtctgtccgtccgtccgtctgtccgtccgtccgtgcaagctgtaacttgagtaaaaattgagatatcatgatgaaacttggtgcacatattccttggctccataagaaggttaagttcgaagatgggcaaaatcggcccactgccacgcccacaaaatggcggaaaccgaaaacctataaagtgtcataactaagccataaatatagatattaaagtgaaatttagcacaaaggatcgcattaaggaggggcatatttggacgtaatttttttggaaaagtgggcgtgaacccgccccctactaagttttttgtacatatctcggaaattactatagctatgtcaaccaaactctacagagtcgttttcttcaggaatttccatatacagttcaaaaatggaagaaatcggataataaccacgcccacctcccatacaaaggttatgttgaaaatcactaaaagtgcgttaaccgactaacaaaaacgtcagaagcactaaattttacggaagaaatggcagaaggaagctacacccaggctttttttttaatttaaaatgggcgtggcctcgcccacttatggaccaaaaaccatatctcaggaactgctagaccgatttcaatgaaattcggtatataatattttcttaacaccctgatgacatgtacgaaatatgggtgaaatcgccCTCTTcgaatataacgctattttgaattccatctgatgccttttctgtataatactagttatatgtactttaggaaccaatgatgatagcggaataaaactttacaaaaatacggtatttgaaaaatatgtaaatgacgtataatgaaatctcgattatcactttatcatgcgagagtataaaatgttcggtgatacccgaacttagcccttccttacttgttataattAGAAAGAAGTTGACTTAGCTCATCAAAGGCGATAATAAAGAGTAAAGACGAAAGAGGTGAGCCCTGTGGCGTACTATTTGAGAGCTTGTGGGTTATTGAGTGGTGTCCGTTAATAGTTACTGAAAGTCTTCTATTTGTCAGGAAAGATTTTATAAAGTTTAGAGTTCTGGTGCGCACTTTCCAGTTTTGTAGCTTTCTTAAGACTACGTGAATTCCAATACGATCAAAGGCTTTTTGGAAATCTAAAGACAACATAGATACATGATTTCTACTGGATAGAGCCTTTGCGACGAAATTGTCTAGGTTGAGCAAGGCATCAACTGTGCCGTGCCCTTTTTTATAGCCGACCTGTTGAGAGCTTATTAGTTTAGTTTTGGCGTACCATGACAGCCTGTTGCctacaattttttccattgcttTTCCAAGACAGCTTAGAAGGGAGATAGGACGATAGCTATTGACGTCAGTGGGTAATTTTCCGGGCTTTAGTATTGGGATTATATTGGAAGTTTTCCAGTATTGTGACCCCAGTGTCAAAAATATGGTTGTAAAGTTTAACTAATCGTAGTTTCATCGACTTCGGTAAATTTTTGATTAACGGATAAGATATCCTATCCAAACCAGGCGTTTTTCCTTTAACTGACGTGAGCGCATACTCAAACTCGGACATCGTTATTTTTGACTCTATCGCCTTTGCGGACGAGGAAAGTGTATATTCTATTTCTCCTATGCTATTTAGGACTGTTTCTTTGCTAATGCGGAAGTCGATGCTAAAGTTTTCATTTGCGCTCTCTCTTGAGTAATGGTTTGCAAAGAAGTTCGCAATTGGATCAGGCATAACCAAATCTTCAGCTGGAGTAACCAGACGTGTAACTGATGTGCTTTTGGAGCCGCCAGACAATATATTCAAATCTCTCCATATCTTTTTAACAGAGCAAGTGGGATTTATGTTAGCAGTGAATTGCtgaaaactttttcgtttcGCTTCCTTTGCTTTGCGGCGAAACAAAGCATTCGCTTTTTTATAGCTACATAACTAATTTTGCAATAGTTTGACAACGTTTATATTCATGCCAGCCCGATTGTTTTTTTGAACGGAGAAGTGCTAGTTCTTGCTCCACCATGGTACATTGTGTGAGgatttatttctatttgtttgCGGGATAGAGCGATTTGCCGCCGCGcggataattttttgtatagtgGCAGCTTCTCTGTTGATGTTGCCAGAAACTGGAGTACTGTTGCTACCTATATGACATAGACCTGAGAATGTACACCAGTCAGCAAAGTCTGTTTTGAAGATCGGGTTTGGATTAAACGATTGGCGAAATTACCGAGTAACTATTTCAAAAGATATAGGGTAGTGGTCACTACCGTGCAAATCACTTAATACTTTCCAGGTGACATTTGGAGCAAGAGCTGCTGAGCACAACGTGAGGTCTAAGTGTGAGAAGGTGCCATGGGTAGAGAAGTGTGTTGCGTTACCATTGTTTAGGCATATAAAGTCGGAAGCCAACAGAGCATCCTCAATCAGTTTTCCTCTACAGTTTGATGTTGGAGATCCCCATATTGGGCTCCAAGCATTTAGATCACCCGCAAGAATTGCCGGAGCTGTGGCTTGTTGCAATAAGTCCAAGATATCGGTATTTGTAAAACTTTGTGTAGGTGGAATATATGCGCAGATTATATTGAGCTTGAAGTGTATGTCAACTTCGACGGCGATTGCCGATATTGAAGACTGGATATCAATTCTTTTGTAAGGCAGGCTCTTTTTTATCAGTATTGCAACGCCTTGCTTACTAGACGTTATATTTGGAGAGTTATATAATATGCTTATATatgattttaatattggttaaaactggttcatatttgagcgcagaacctgaaaatgttggacatatgtaatattatgtttgtaatttgaagtagtgaatcataatcaataagacactcaatttcgaattttttgatgatacgttattttgaatttcaggtgacgatatgtacatttaaaatttatttatttataataatctaTAACCATAACAAAAatagagttttattatataaatacataaacgagTTTTatgatataaatacataaacgcagcactggctacgaggccttcagccgtcttgtaattataactaggtgaaaaattctaattgctaagggttagtaaagatgtaagttgcttaaatatattttaacaaatcgttggtttttaagaatctatatgtatatacaatcaccacgtttttttctgaaggttcacttagtagttttatgagatcaatgttgctagagttgtgggctgttgggtgaagcatcggacagagtgtgagtaagtgtttgatagtagcggtgtcatcgcaaagggggcaaatggatgggcttttacccgatagtaagtgggcgtgtgttatgatagtgtgtccaatccttaatcgaatATATgccttcattgcgctagttggatctgttgacgagtagattatacgatttctggctgggtttatgaccgcgtagtgatgtttaaatgttttccattcgcttgcgttttttttatgccttttgtgcttaataaggttaagaatgtcttgcttggatgagacgtagtatgttaaggcaggagtcctggctacatttttcgcagcgaggtctgcaaagtggttgcttgtaataccagcatggccagggatccacattacttggattttctgaggggcaccaatgaccgcgtccccgataacttctattataggattgcgattggaaggagacgttattgcagacatacacgatttgctgtctgtacagatgaggaactttcctttagtcttttttgcgtaattatctgcatgaaggatagcagatccttcagcggtaaatacagagctcgttgagggaagaagtcaattgcaaataatttttcctgtggcagtgacaactgctaacgaagtgtaatcgatggacttggagccatccgtaaacaataacttccagccattatttgtgtaattagattccagttcagcaaaggtttgttgaaagactgcgtttggtgtgttttgcttggacaaacacataagcttattctgtagtattttatcatttatcagacagggaggatgtcgagtggtaaatttgcgtgttgcgttacgtaaaatattattttctgcagcgaaacttaagcatctcgaaatagccgattgtattttttgaatttttcttttttcgtggcattggtgatagttgtatttagtaatgggttggtgttctcagccgttttcgcaagaatttgaagcgaataatctataattttattttgaatagttggtaaaccagattcagccattatcattttattggcgaggttggaaaggcccggagacttcgccgaattgcgcaatggtaaggtgcatttaaaaggttgatactgcttttggagcaattgccatagatggggagcccataatctatttttgaagttagcaaagctctgacaacattgactagtgtgttcggatgaataaatgcatgcttagacgagagatatttaacaatatttaatcgtgacattaacgagtttctgacatatttacagtgagcattaaaattataattagagtcaaaaattaatcctagtattttcagctgtgttttacattcgatgttagtttggttgtgagttagtgaaataccgttgcaattttgcttcctacatacatgaaggatatgtgttttgtctaaggaaagtgaagcaccagactccagtgaccaagtctcaattctggcgagtatattagtaaataaggattgagctaaattaacgtcagagacttttgtgtagattaggacatcgtcagcatagatctggtgctcaactcctttgtaattttttatcatcctactaatatcatcgaaagcaatgataacaagtaaggaagggctaagttcgggtgtcaccgaacattttatactctcgcatgataaagcgataatcgagatttcattattcgtcatttaaatatttttcaaataccgtatttttgtaaagttttattccgctatcatcattggttcctaatgtttatattatacagagaaggcatcagatggaattcaaaatagctttatattagaagaaggcgtggttgtgaaccgatttcacccatatttcgtacatgtcatcagggtgttaagaaaatattatataccgaatttcattgaaatcggtctagtagttcctgagatatggtttttggtctataagtgggcgaggccacgcccactttcaattttaaaaaaagcctgggtgcagcttccttctgcaatttcttccgtaaaatttagtgtttctgacgtttttgttagtccgttaacgcacttttagtgattttcaacataacctttgtatgagaggtgggcgtggttattatccgatttctttcatttttgaactgtatatggaaatgcctgaaggaaacgaccttgtagagtttggttgacatagccatagtagtttccgagatatgtacaaaaaacttagtagggggcgtgGCCGccaccacttttccaaaaagaattacgtccaaatatgcccctccctaatgcgatcctttgtgccaaatttcactttaatatctttatttatggcttagttatgacactttataggttttcggttttcgccattttgtgggcgtggcagtgggccgattttgcccatcttcgaacttaaccttcttacggagccaaggaatacgtgtaccaagtttcatcatgatatctcaatttttattcaagttacagcttgcacggacggacggacagacggacgtacggacagacagacatccggatttctactctactcgtcaccctgatcactttggtatacataaccctatatctgactcttttagttttaggacttacaaacaaccgttgtgtgaacaaaactacatactctccttagcaactttgttgcgagagtataaaaaggaatgctgaaagaggtgagccttgcggcgtaccattagaaagcgggagtgttgaagaaagaaaaccatttacgttgactttgagttttctgtttgtgagaaagttagtaataaaacgtatcatattctggcctattttccattttcttagttgtcgaataataatatgggctccaattttgtcgacagctctgtgaaagtccagagatagtacggacacgtggcttttgctggacaaagcgttagtaatgaagtagtctagttaggattaaagcatctaacgtgccttgaccttttttgtaggcgacttgattcggtgatatgaacttgtttcgctgagcataccacatcaagcggttagccacgatcttttccaaaaattttgcccatacatggaaggaggggaaatcggcctatagttagcaagttcatcggaggatttgttAGTGGTTTAAATATTGGTATAACACAgtacgttttccaaaattgggggtagacaccagtattgaaaattttgttataaagctttaccaatcggagcttgagactttttggcatatgtctgataattgactaacccttaacggtagatgcaacgaactcgaattcagacagtgaaatgctggtttctatttgtttagcagaaaaagaaagaggggagacagagtaggaagtgtcggacagtgtggtggttttagaggtttgaaactgtgtgctgaatgaaatatctgagattgtttcagaatagtggtttgcaaataactcggaaatatcggatggattggttaccaaacctgttggcccctttacgcattgaatggttagatttctaggcactaaagaaagtttttttaaagcgttccatattaacttaggactagacgaaggatttattttgcttgtgaaatcctgaaaacatttacgcttggcctgtttcgcggaacgacggaaaagagcattggctttcctgaaagatattaagttgactagtgaacgagcgcgtttgtattcataccaagctgtctgtttttttgcccgcaattcagcgatttctttattccaccaaggaacactctttgaacttgctgttggctttgtatgaggaatgctaacattcgctgctgatcggataatttttgttaacctcgcactttcttggttagagttgtcagatattggggttttattgccttttatctcgcaatgtgtctgaaacttctcccaatcagcgtaatcagttttgaataccttatttattttgaggtttttagttgttgaacctaggtgcaattttagtacaatggggaagtgatcgcttccatgcaggtgatcgagtatactccattcgcactctgtggcaagtgtgtcggtgcacattgtaagatctacatgctacaaagtggagtgagtggaaaagtgtgtcgcggatccgttattcaaacatattaagttagaggaaagtaaagcgtctccaatgcatttgcccctcttgttggctattggagaCACCCTatagtggactccatgcattaaaatcaccagcgaaaattaaaggagagaagttttattgattaattgcaggatgtctgtactggtaaaatgttcatctggtgcaatataggtgcagataatggtgatttttttaactaagataatttcgatcgacatagccagcaagttggattgaatggcattaattttgtgtggcatatctcttcttatgagattcgcaatacctcttttacctgtgctaatatgtggaagattgtgaaacatgccaatgtactgcttaggagtaaaagccgacaagttgaaagagatgtgagtttcatttaagagtataatagctggggaatgatcttgtattaataattgaagctcattgtaattattagtgtagccgtttaaattccattgcaataatggaatcataagatctatgtaggaaaaaaaagaaaaagggaaactgaagagagctagaatatcaactcgtatgagcagtcagttgaagctgagtgtcaccaattgagtactagttcaaaagagagtaaaggctaagcgtatttattcagagtcaatttctatttgttcagtatgttgagtagagaattgattatcgttggaattgcttgttgttggaaagagattttcgtgattaggtggattagactgcacggtagtgttggtagtagtgttgttgaagtcagtatatttattaagcgagtttaaggagttgtttaaCCCTCTATCCGGCAATGCTACCAAAAGGTATAGTTAAGCACAATTGCAATAGCGCAACAGCCCGAAAAGTTTTTACCGTTACCTTTGTAAATTTCTGTTGTAAAATGTCACAGCTGCATAAAACAAGCATTTGCATGCTCTTTGCTTATGAGTTCAGGCGCCAGTGATCAGTCAATGTCAAAAGTTGGTGTGAAGatcagcaaaaaattatttaaaaattaataattgttcttaaaaaaatatcacgGTATAGATACAATATTTTGGTTTACTAGTATaaagttttttgtgaaaaaatttgtacAGACAAGCTTCTAGCAAGCTAAAAGTTCACTACTCCTAAAGGCACACTTGCCGGCGCCcgctcaaaaaaattatttcgttgtaagtatgtaaattctATTCGTAATTATTTTAACATGTTTAAAAGTAAAtagtaatttataaaattatgttttgtaGTTGAAAGCAAAACATGTAactattataacatattttatacattataatttttttttaataatttgtattgtgTTTCGTAGTCGTAactattataacatattttatacattatcatttttttttaataatttgtattgtgTTTCGTAGTCGTAAGCATGTCAAATAATCGGAAGCGTTACAATTTGTCGCTTATGAGCGAAGAAGCTATCCAACAATTAATGAATTctgttgttgatgatgatgattcAGAAGATGATAAAAGCGTGAATGAAGAAGACTTTGACAGCGATGATGAAGTTAACATGCAATTAGCATATGAAGATTTTGAAGAAATCGATCattatattgatcatttatataatgcAAGTGCAATAGATCTTTTGTCATCGGCAATTAATATAAGTGTAGATGAACCCAATGAGTCTACTCCACCTTCTTCCGAGCAACCAAGTACCAGCAGTAACGCAatgaataaaacaacaaaacagccaCCAAGGAGGAAAAGAGCTCGATCACCGTTACCACAAATTGAAGAAGGTGAAGTTTCTATTCCATCTAACTCTGGTGGATTTTTTGGTTCTGTGAAGCATTGTACACCACAATCTtcacagttcaaaaatatagtttggaaaaaaaaaaacttgcaacTACATCGGAAAGAAATTGTATTCAATGGTGAACAGAAATTACCACAAGCATTTAATGAATTGAATACTCCTTTTAAatgctttacatatttttttacaaataaattgttgGACGATATTGTCAGCCAAACAAATCTGTACGCTCA from Bactrocera tryoni isolate S06 chromosome 3, CSIRO_BtryS06_freeze2, whole genome shotgun sequence harbors:
- the LOC120770686 gene encoding uncharacterized protein LOC120770686; this translates as MSNNRKRYNLSLMSEEAIQQLMNSVVDDDDSEDDKSVNEEDFDSDDEVNMQLAYEDFEEIDHYIDHLYNASAIDLLSSAINISVDEPNESTPPSSEQPSTSSNAMNKTTKQPPRRKRARSPLPQIEEERGYAEEFVGTAFGVDITSVLWKDTKCVRLVSTYAGVKPFCTSTDTCQPPKVTRFDRKKKEYVDIDCPTIVKEYNRHMGGVDLLDGVIGRYHIRLKTKKWAGYSGCQRIYHLPPDS